Proteins found in one Deltaproteobacteria bacterium genomic segment:
- a CDS encoding acyl-CoA dehydrogenase yields MDLSYSPQEEQFRTELRSWLEANAPGPEPESMSERAAYGKAWQRKLYDAGWCGIAWPKEYGGRGATLIEQIIFQEEMARARTPQLVNLAGLTMGGPVLMAHGTDAQKRRYLKPLLAADEIWCQGFSEPNAGSDLAALKTRAVLDGDDFVVNGQKVWTSWARYADWCMLLVRTDPDAPKHRGITFLLADMHSPGITVRPLKQINADEEFNEVFFEDVRVPRANVIGQINGGWEIAITTLMHERATLTFSRQLQSRVALNDMLAFARTWQRNGRPALSDPLIRQQVAQAIIESDTIKYTAYRSLTRTLRGGAPGPEGSIEKLFWSEMYQRQLETALTIEGPFAQLLKGSPRAPLDGEFPYLFLYSRGRTIAAGSSEVQRNIVAERVLGLPRAK; encoded by the coding sequence ATGGATCTCTCCTACTCACCGCAGGAAGAACAGTTCCGCACCGAGTTGCGGAGCTGGCTGGAAGCCAACGCGCCGGGTCCTGAACCCGAGTCGATGAGCGAGCGCGCGGCGTACGGCAAAGCCTGGCAGCGCAAACTCTACGACGCGGGTTGGTGCGGCATCGCCTGGCCCAAAGAATACGGCGGCCGCGGCGCGACGCTGATCGAACAGATCATCTTTCAAGAAGAAATGGCGCGCGCGCGCACGCCGCAGCTCGTCAATCTTGCCGGCCTCACGATGGGCGGACCGGTGCTGATGGCGCACGGCACCGACGCGCAGAAGCGTCGCTATCTCAAGCCGCTGTTGGCGGCGGATGAAATTTGGTGTCAGGGATTTTCGGAGCCCAATGCCGGCTCCGATTTGGCCGCGTTGAAAACCCGCGCCGTGCTCGACGGCGACGACTTCGTCGTCAACGGTCAGAAGGTGTGGACCAGTTGGGCGCGTTACGCCGACTGGTGCATGCTACTGGTGCGCACCGATCCCGACGCGCCCAAGCATCGCGGCATCACGTTTCTGCTCGCCGACATGCACAGCCCCGGCATCACCGTGCGCCCGCTCAAGCAGATCAACGCCGACGAAGAGTTCAATGAAGTATTCTTCGAGGATGTGCGGGTGCCGCGCGCCAACGTGATCGGGCAGATCAACGGCGGTTGGGAGATCGCGATCACGACGCTGATGCACGAGCGAGCGACGCTGACCTTCAGCCGGCAGCTCCAATCGCGCGTCGCGCTCAACGACATGTTGGCGTTCGCGCGCACCTGGCAGCGCAACGGCCGGCCGGCGCTGAGCGATCCGCTGATTCGCCAGCAGGTCGCGCAAGCGATCATCGAGAGCGACACGATCAAGTACACCGCCTATCGCAGTTTGACGAGAACCCTACGCGGCGGTGCGCCCGGTCCGGAAGGCTCGATCGAGAAACTCTTTTGGAGCGAGATGTATCAGCGTCAGTTGGAAACCGCGCTGACGATCGAAGGACCGTTCGCGCAACTGCTCAAGGGTTCGCCGCGCGCGCCGCTCGACGGCGAGTTCCCGTACTTGTTCCTCTACTCGCGCGGCCGCACGATCGCGGCCGGCAGCTCCGAGGTGCAGCGCAACATCGTCGCCGAGCGTGTGCTCGGCCTGCCGCGTGCCAAGTGA